A section of the bacterium genome encodes:
- a CDS encoding sugar ABC transporter permease, with protein sequence MNATALAQNFRENRLAYLYILPSFLVLGFVVLYPFLYNIVISFSNMSLSHFLDWRFVGLEQYRKVFTEPLFYVLFLKTLLWTAVNLFFHVTIGVFLALLLNRPLPGRALFRTLLILPWAVPQYITALTWRGMFNYEFGAINLIMQQVFNLAPVQWLSDPFWAYTAATLTNIWLGFPFMMVIALGGLQSIPRELYEAADVDGASAWQQFWTITAPLLKPVMVPAITLGVIWTFNNFNVIWLVSDGGKPADSTHILVSFVYRQVFNYYRYGYAAALSLVIFGILLAFGIRFIRQTKATEAVY encoded by the coding sequence GTGAACGCCACGGCCCTTGCCCAGAACTTCCGCGAAAACCGGCTCGCGTATTTGTACATCCTGCCTTCCTTTCTCGTGCTGGGTTTCGTCGTGCTCTACCCGTTCCTCTACAACATCGTCATTTCCTTTTCCAACATGAGCCTGTCGCATTTTCTGGATTGGCGATTTGTCGGCCTGGAACAATACCGCAAGGTGTTCACCGAGCCACTGTTCTATGTTTTGTTTCTCAAGACCCTGCTGTGGACGGCGGTGAACTTGTTCTTTCACGTCACCATCGGCGTGTTTCTCGCCTTGCTGCTCAACCGCCCGCTGCCCGGGCGCGCGCTCTTTCGCACGCTGCTCATTCTGCCCTGGGCGGTGCCGCAATATATCACCGCGTTGACCTGGCGCGGCATGTTCAATTATGAATTCGGCGCGATCAACCTCATCATGCAGCAAGTTTTCAATCTCGCGCCGGTGCAGTGGCTGTCCGATCCGTTCTGGGCCTATACCGCGGCCACTCTCACCAACATCTGGCTGGGTTTTCCCTTCATGATGGTGATCGCGCTCGGCGGCCTGCAGTCGATTCCGCGCGAGCTCTATGAGGCCGCGGACGTGGATGGCGCCAGCGCCTGGCAGCAATTCTGGACCATCACCGCGCCGCTGCTGAAACCGGTGATGGTGCCGGCCATCACGCTCGGCGTGATTTGGACGTTCAACAACTTTAACGTCATCTGGCTGGTGAGCGACGGCGGCAAACCCGCGGATTCGACGCATATTCTGGTTTCCTTCGTGTATCGCCAGGTGTTCAATTACTACCGCTACGGCTATGCCGCCGCTTTGTCGCTGGTGATCTTCGGTATTCTGCTGGCGTTCGGCATCCGTTTCATCCGGCAGACGAAAGCCACGGAGGCCGTGTACTGA
- a CDS encoding extracellular solute-binding protein, with protein sequence MRKLAIALALGLLFAGMLYLAFGGSRQDPNELIIWTQDFAPGRVVLDSLLAKFSRENPGLLAKQIYYETEELRSNYIIAGLGGSGPDLVYGPADMVGPLHVMGLIQPYDSLLHAEELANFDPMALVRYQGHLYLLADRIGNHLTLVYNKKILPVPPRTTAELLEIGSRLSRDLNGDGKYDTYALAWNFVEPFFFIPFLGGYGGWVMDDQARPTLNTEATIRASKFITLLRERKIVPFECDLDLANQLFKQGKAAMVINGPWSWGGYIDAGVDIGLARIPQVSETGLWPTPMVSATGYCLNANLTGERRAKAIQLLRFLTAPENVLRYTYALRAIPSRQEARRDSIFVKDPLLLSSQDQLSVGRPMPIAPEMRAIWDAMRPAYQSLLNGRLTPEQAALKMQTDAEKLIREMFAD encoded by the coding sequence ATGCGAAAGCTTGCGATCGCCCTGGCTCTGGGCCTTCTGTTTGCCGGCATGCTCTACCTGGCTTTTGGCGGCTCGCGCCAGGATCCGAACGAGTTGATCATTTGGACGCAGGATTTTGCGCCCGGCCGCGTGGTGTTGGATTCGCTGCTGGCCAAGTTCAGCCGGGAAAATCCCGGGTTGCTCGCCAAGCAGATCTATTATGAAACCGAAGAATTGCGCAGCAACTACATCATCGCCGGCTTGGGGGGCAGCGGCCCGGACTTGGTGTACGGCCCCGCGGATATGGTCGGCCCCCTGCACGTGATGGGGTTGATCCAGCCCTATGACAGCCTGCTGCACGCGGAAGAGCTTGCCAACTTCGATCCCATGGCGCTGGTGCGTTATCAGGGCCATCTTTACTTGCTGGCCGATCGCATCGGCAATCATCTCACGCTGGTTTATAACAAGAAGATTCTGCCCGTGCCGCCGCGCACCACCGCAGAGTTGCTGGAGATCGGCAGCCGGCTCTCGCGCGATCTCAATGGCGACGGCAAGTATGACACCTATGCGCTGGCGTGGAATTTTGTCGAGCCGTTTTTTTTCATCCCGTTTTTGGGCGGCTACGGCGGCTGGGTGATGGACGACCAGGCGCGGCCCACGCTCAATACCGAAGCCACGATTCGCGCCTCAAAATTCATCACGCTGCTGCGCGAGCGCAAGATCGTGCCGTTTGAATGCGATCTCGATCTCGCCAATCAGCTCTTCAAGCAGGGCAAGGCCGCGATGGTGATCAACGGCCCGTGGAGCTGGGGCGGGTACATTGATGCTGGCGTGGACATTGGCCTGGCGCGCATTCCGCAAGTCTCCGAAACCGGCTTGTGGCCGACGCCGATGGTTTCCGCCACCGGCTATTGCCTGAACGCCAATCTCACCGGCGAGCGCCGTGCCAAGGCGATCCAGCTCTTGCGCTTTCTCACCGCGCCGGAGAACGTGTTGCGTTACACCTATGCGCTGCGCGCCATCCCCTCGCGCCAGGAAGCCCGGCGTGATTCCATCTTTGTGAAAGATCCGTTGTTGCTCAGCTCGCAGGATCAACTCAGCGTGGGCCGGCCCATGCCCATTGCTCCGGAGATGCGTGCCATCTGGGACGCCATGCGGCCGGCGTATCAAAGCCTGCTCAACGGCCGGCTCACGCCGGAGCAGGCCGCGCTCAAAATGCAGACCGACGCCGAAAAGCTGATTCGGGAAATGTTTGCCGACTGA
- a CDS encoding tetratricopeptide repeat protein produces the protein MTRTSKYRLLAALGCAALILGATAARSQQLSGRWLYGFSFGTQRFTGPQREARLISAATGAAATGRITQAGYGLALAGSLEHRLSSRTGLGLSLGYATLPFRLSLKYPAYSTITSLRTQMVSSELWFDYELTSQQRFRPYLLTGAGYLNFRVSGSKRLHAGNLLVGAGARWQPQAHMLWHASLIYHFQASDHLDAVASGRHDAFIGVRFGVSFFRGGTPAVPDLFTEQRRTSRAEAAARAPVAAASPAPRSVPATAERRNAATASSAPRKRAGTSPSKASTRPAAGNEMGKSAAGTAASRPASFAGAYEQALQSIYARRYAKAVQQFTELIEIFPSHVLISNCHYWLAKAQYEQQNYAAAAAACQRVLQFSRSARQEDALFILGNSLVQLQRPEEARAALQRLLRDFPDGRLTSQAQELLARM, from the coding sequence ATGACAAGGACGTCGAAATACCGCCTGCTCGCAGCCCTCGGTTGTGCCGCGCTGATTTTGGGCGCGACGGCTGCCCGCAGCCAGCAACTCAGCGGCCGCTGGCTCTATGGCTTCAGTTTTGGAACGCAGCGGTTCACCGGCCCTCAACGCGAGGCCCGGTTGATCTCTGCCGCCACCGGCGCCGCAGCAACCGGCCGCATTACGCAAGCCGGCTATGGCCTCGCTCTGGCGGGCTCGTTGGAGCACCGCTTGTCCTCGCGCACCGGCCTGGGTTTGTCGCTGGGCTATGCCACCCTGCCATTTCGCCTCAGCCTGAAGTATCCCGCCTACAGCACGATCACCTCTCTCCGCACGCAAATGGTGAGCAGCGAGCTGTGGTTCGATTATGAATTGACCAGTCAGCAGCGGTTTCGGCCCTATCTTTTGACCGGCGCCGGTTATCTCAACTTTCGCGTCTCCGGGTCAAAGCGTTTGCATGCCGGCAACCTCCTGGTTGGTGCCGGCGCGCGCTGGCAGCCGCAGGCACACATGCTGTGGCACGCCAGCCTGATTTATCATTTTCAGGCGAGTGATCATCTCGACGCGGTTGCCAGCGGCCGCCACGACGCCTTTATCGGTGTTCGCTTCGGTGTTTCCTTTTTCCGAGGCGGTACGCCGGCGGTGCCCGATCTATTCACGGAACAGCGGCGCACCAGCCGCGCCGAGGCCGCCGCGCGCGCGCCTGTGGCAGCGGCCTCACCTGCGCCCCGCAGCGTGCCGGCAACGGCTGAGCGCCGCAATGCAGCAACCGCTTCTTCTGCGCCGCGGAAACGTGCCGGCACCTCACCCTCAAAAGCCTCGACTCGTCCGGCTGCCGGCAACGAAATGGGAAAATCTGCGGCCGGTACAGCCGCATCGCGGCCTGCAAGCTTCGCCGGCGCCTACGAACAGGCCTTGCAGAGCATCTATGCCCGGCGCTATGCGAAAGCGGTGCAGCAGTTCACCGAGCTGATCGAAATCTTTCCTTCGCATGTGTTGATCAGCAATTGCCACTACTGGCTCGCCAAGGCGCAGTATGAACAGCAGAATTACGCGGCGGCGGCCGCAGCCTGCCAGCGGGTGCTGCAATTCTCGCGCTCGGCCCGGCAGGAAGACGCGCTGTTCATTCTCGGCAACAGCTTGGTGCAGTTGCAGCGCCCCGAGGAAGCACGCGCGGCGCTGCAGCGTTTGCTGCGCGACTTTCCCGACGGCCGGCTGACTTCGCAGGCGCAGGAGCTGCTTGCCAGGATGTGA
- a CDS encoding tetratricopeptide repeat protein, whose translation MRSILRAALVLVGVAAAGAWAQGTVGQYSIGILGGPIKMAGDNVDYSTVEQWVGISTRYTLTDRIALGVEGAGGWVRAWKGTGSMFNSGNSLPFKTNLIAITGNIYYYPFQSQRFAPFVNGGAGFIFWDVRDLRGTSVSTFANGQRIRSRLSPSLSGALGVDYHLSERFALTGLARLHGILKGRQDTSGLNKIKISDPIQLQAYINQKDANFLVVEGQLGVRYLFGGQPRAQTPDEDLFGQEGMSPFDSENDQDPAFGDDTQSDPFGAGSGSAESGGVAGGEPPDMEEYIRLKSLADELTQGIELKEREISSLQETLSDRALRLQSLQSGSANGGLSAGRSAPPLGGTPATAAKGSSASFSLAYEQGLSLLTAKRYQEAIEVFAMLVSRFPTHALASHCHYWSGEAYFNLGSYQAAIESFNQVLRASLSLKKDNALLMLGRSYLQLNRTEEARRVFNQLIQEYPSSEFVGTAEEMLAKL comes from the coding sequence ATGCGAAGTATTCTGAGAGCTGCGCTGGTGCTGGTGGGCGTCGCCGCCGCGGGAGCTTGGGCGCAGGGTACCGTTGGGCAGTATTCCATCGGGATCTTGGGCGGCCCAATCAAGATGGCGGGCGACAACGTCGATTACTCGACCGTCGAGCAATGGGTGGGGATTTCCACCCGCTATACCCTCACCGACCGCATCGCCCTGGGCGTGGAGGGCGCGGGCGGCTGGGTGCGGGCCTGGAAAGGCACCGGCAGCATGTTCAATTCGGGAAATTCCCTTCCCTTTAAGACCAATCTCATCGCGATCACCGGCAATATCTACTATTACCCCTTCCAGAGCCAGCGCTTCGCACCGTTTGTCAATGGCGGCGCCGGCTTCATCTTTTGGGACGTGCGCGATTTGCGCGGCACCAGCGTCAGCACTTTCGCCAATGGCCAGCGCATCCGCAGCCGTTTAAGCCCTTCCCTGAGCGGCGCGCTCGGGGTTGATTATCACCTCAGCGAACGGTTTGCTTTGACCGGCCTGGCGCGCTTGCACGGCATTCTCAAGGGCCGCCAGGATACCAGCGGCCTCAACAAGATCAAGATCTCTGATCCGATTCAACTGCAGGCCTACATCAACCAGAAGGACGCCAACTTTTTGGTGGTGGAAGGTCAGTTGGGTGTGCGGTACCTTTTTGGCGGCCAGCCACGCGCCCAGACGCCCGATGAAGATCTCTTCGGCCAGGAAGGCATGTCCCCGTTTGATTCCGAAAACGATCAGGATCCGGCCTTTGGTGATGACACGCAGTCGGATCCGTTTGGCGCCGGCAGCGGCAGTGCGGAGTCCGGCGGTGTCGCCGGCGGCGAGCCGCCGGATATGGAGGAGTACATTCGTCTCAAATCATTGGCCGATGAATTGACCCAGGGCATCGAGTTGAAGGAGCGGGAGATTTCCTCGCTGCAGGAAACCCTGTCGGATCGCGCGCTTCGTTTGCAATCGCTGCAAAGCGGCAGCGCCAACGGCGGCCTCTCCGCCGGCCGCAGCGCCCCGCCACTGGGCGGCACGCCGGCCACCGCCGCGAAAGGCTCGAGCGCAAGCTTCTCGCTGGCTTATGAACAGGGCCTGAGCCTGTTGACCGCGAAACGGTATCAGGAAGCGATCGAAGTCTTTGCGATGCTGGTATCACGCTTTCCCACGCACGCCCTGGCAAGCCATTGCCACTATTGGAGCGGGGAGGCTTATTTCAATCTCGGCAGCTATCAGGCGGCGATCGAATCGTTCAACCAGGTGTTGCGCGCTTCGCTTTCCCTCAAGAAGGACAACGCGCTGCTCATGCTGGGGCGCAGTTATTTGCAGCTCAATCGCACCGAGGAAGCGCGCCGCGTGTTCAACCAATTGATCCAGGAGTATCCCAGCAGCGAATTCGTCGGTACTGCGGAGGAAATGCTGGCGAAACTCTGA